One part of the Halobacteriovorax vibrionivorans genome encodes these proteins:
- a CDS encoding DTW domain-containing protein, which yields MNKEKRAHCDKCHRPLKSCLCAHVKPVKIQTPITILQSKDEAKHPFNTAKFGPLASDKIRIIKSDDITEEIIDELTSKESFLLFKNEHSRPISKSDLPKGEMIVLDGTWKKAKGVYFKWPKLSSIPCYHLEEDQRTIYSSIRKSCGEEHLSTLEAIGMTLKALGELNENSYEELISPLKKLIEQQEAFKK from the coding sequence ATGAATAAAGAAAAACGCGCTCATTGTGATAAATGTCACAGGCCTTTGAAGTCTTGTCTATGCGCACATGTAAAACCAGTAAAAATTCAAACTCCTATTACTATCCTTCAAAGTAAAGATGAGGCAAAGCACCCATTTAACACCGCAAAGTTTGGGCCACTTGCTAGTGATAAGATTAGGATTATAAAAAGTGATGATATTACAGAAGAAATAATAGACGAACTTACCTCAAAAGAATCGTTTCTATTATTTAAGAATGAACACTCAAGGCCTATTTCTAAAAGCGATCTTCCAAAGGGAGAGATGATAGTCTTAGATGGAACATGGAAGAAGGCCAAAGGTGTTTACTTTAAATGGCCTAAGCTAAGTTCGATTCCGTGCTACCACCTTGAAGAAGATCAAAGAACGATCTACTCCTCAATAAGAAAGTCCTGTGGTGAAGAACATTTATCGACTTTAGAGGCCATAGGAATGACTTTAAAAGCACTTGGGGAACTCAATGAAAATTCTTATGAGGAATTAATTTCTCCACTAAAAAAGCTAATTGAACAACAAGAAGCTTTCAAAAAATGA
- a CDS encoding arginyltransferase, protein MKMLVSPRLSELDSCPYLEGHMEQHEFFFAGELALDELDYLLQHGWRKFGQFVFRPTCPNCAKCIPLRVDLSSFKATKNQRKFLKKHQHLQIKFTPLIFRKRHYEIYRKHGIERFQNSIDASIIDNEQLFKETFYRFTGTQLLSEIFEDGKLIAFGILEQSESALSSVYFSYDPDYEKMSLGHLGALSEILYAKSIGLEYYYLGYWVEENKYMRYKSRYTPHQLYDWKEQTWKLADNSSKG, encoded by the coding sequence ATGAAGATGCTTGTCTCTCCTCGCCTTAGTGAACTTGACTCATGCCCTTACTTAGAAGGTCACATGGAACAACATGAATTCTTCTTTGCGGGAGAGCTGGCCTTAGATGAACTTGATTATCTTTTGCAACACGGTTGGAGAAAATTTGGTCAATTCGTCTTTCGCCCCACGTGTCCAAATTGCGCAAAATGTATCCCTCTTAGAGTTGACCTCTCCAGCTTTAAAGCAACTAAGAATCAAAGAAAGTTTCTAAAAAAACATCAACACCTGCAAATTAAGTTTACTCCTCTAATCTTTAGAAAAAGACATTATGAAATATATAGAAAGCACGGTATCGAGAGATTTCAAAATAGTATTGATGCTTCAATTATAGATAATGAGCAATTATTTAAAGAGACTTTTTATCGCTTTACTGGAACCCAATTATTGAGTGAAATTTTTGAGGATGGTAAATTGATAGCTTTTGGTATCTTAGAGCAGTCAGAAAGTGCTCTTAGTAGCGTTTATTTTAGTTATGATCCAGACTACGAGAAAATGAGCTTGGGTCACCTTGGAGCATTAAGTGAGATCTTATATGCAAAAAGTATAGGCCTTGAATATTACTACTTGGGATACTGGGTTGAAGAAAATAAGTACATGAGATATAAATCCCGCTACACCCCTCATCAATTATATGACTGGAAAGAGCAGACTTGGAAATTAGCGGATAATTCTTCGAAAGGTTAA
- a CDS encoding alpha-ketoglutarate-dependent dioxygenase AlkB family protein translates to MNQFDLFGESTQETSDEVVYNLKDAKIIYYPNFFGRTKVDFEALKNSLNLRQDQITLYGKTHDIPRLQAWYSNDMEYSYSGIKLLRNDWNKELKTIKDEIEAITGESFNGCLCNLYRDGRDYASWHSDDEESLGRNPVIASASFGETRKFVLKHRFDKSCEKVEIELEDRSLLIMKGATQHYWKHQLNKTARKVGPRINLTFRRIIR, encoded by the coding sequence ATGAATCAATTTGATCTCTTTGGAGAAAGTACACAAGAAACTAGTGATGAAGTTGTCTATAATTTAAAAGACGCTAAAATCATTTATTACCCAAATTTCTTTGGACGCACTAAAGTCGATTTTGAGGCTTTGAAGAACTCGTTAAATCTACGCCAAGATCAGATTACGCTTTATGGTAAAACTCACGATATTCCTAGACTTCAGGCATGGTATTCAAATGACATGGAATATAGTTACTCAGGAATCAAGCTTTTACGAAATGATTGGAATAAAGAATTAAAAACGATTAAAGATGAAATTGAAGCAATAACAGGTGAAAGTTTTAATGGCTGTCTTTGTAATCTCTATCGCGATGGAAGAGACTACGCCTCATGGCATAGTGATGATGAAGAAAGTTTAGGGCGAAACCCAGTCATCGCTTCGGCCTCTTTTGGTGAAACTCGAAAATTTGTCTTAAAGCATCGATTTGATAAATCATGTGAAAAAGTAGAAATCGAGTTAGAGGATAGAAGCTTACTTATTATGAAGGGAGCAACCCAACATTACTGGAAGCACCAGTTAAATAAAACTGCAAGAAAAGTTGGGCCAAGGATAAATTTAACCTTTCGAAGAATTATCCGCTAA
- a CDS encoding NAD-dependent epimerase/dehydratase family protein, with protein MLELPMDHKGKNFLIAGAAGFVPSTVAQLYLDKGATVYGLDNFITGSKSNIELLSKYENFHFTECDITHGLPDFGDIKFHYILSLASPASPIDFKVIPLEIMTVNSIGTQNLLELAKDHGARFLEASTSEVYGDPEIHPQTEDYVGHVNPIGPRSCYDEAKRYAEALTMTYRRKYNVDTKIIRIFNTYGPRMRPDDGRVIPNFINQALEGRDITVYGDGSQTRSFCYVTDLANAIDHVLMLGDHMPYNIGNPDEYSIKETGELIVDALDSSSKLTYQELPKDDPKRRRPDINRVMKLGYLPKVTFAEGIERTAKFFREYKK; from the coding sequence ATGTTAGAATTACCAATGGATCACAAAGGGAAGAATTTCTTAATTGCAGGTGCAGCCGGATTTGTTCCTTCTACTGTGGCACAATTATATTTAGATAAAGGTGCTACTGTTTATGGTTTAGATAATTTTATTACAGGGTCTAAGTCAAATATTGAATTACTATCTAAATATGAAAACTTCCACTTTACGGAATGTGACATAACTCATGGCCTACCAGATTTCGGAGATATAAAATTCCATTATATTTTATCCCTTGCTTCTCCAGCTTCACCAATTGATTTTAAGGTTATTCCTTTGGAAATTATGACTGTAAATTCGATTGGTACACAAAACTTATTAGAGCTTGCAAAGGATCATGGGGCACGCTTCTTAGAGGCATCAACTTCTGAGGTTTATGGAGACCCAGAGATTCACCCTCAAACCGAGGATTATGTTGGTCATGTAAATCCAATTGGTCCAAGAAGCTGCTATGACGAAGCGAAACGTTATGCTGAAGCATTAACAATGACTTATCGTCGAAAATATAATGTGGATACAAAAATTATTCGTATCTTTAATACATATGGGCCAAGAATGCGTCCTGATGATGGGAGAGTTATTCCAAACTTTATCAATCAAGCCTTAGAAGGACGAGATATTACTGTTTATGGTGATGGAAGTCAGACGAGATCATTTTGTTATGTGACGGATCTTGCTAATGCTATTGATCACGTTTTAATGCTTGGTGATCATATGCCATATAATATTGGAAACCCTGATGAGTACTCAATTAAAGAAACAGGGGAGTTGATTGTTGATGCTCTTGATTCATCTTCAAAATTAACTTATCAAGAATTACCAAAAGATGATCCTAAGCGTAGAAGACCAGATATAAATCGTGTTATGAAATTAGGATATTTACCAAAAGTAACATTTGCTGAAGGGATTGAGAGAACGGCAAAATTCTTTAGAGAATACAAAAAGTAG
- a CDS encoding DMT family transporter, giving the protein MKGLIFILIACFIWALDTLIRYPLLYKYKSSEIIVFGEHLFLTIIFLPGLYAARKKIMRMKAFELLCFLIIGAMGSAIATLSFTKSFSLINPSLVILLQKLQPFVAISLAYIILKERITKRFLVWALLAILGAILISYYDIVSAINLIKTGKLSFDRSSLYGLCLALIAVISWGSATVFGKYLIKQGWIEKEVMAIRFAVGFIAIIPFMAANDVGLVFPMELWAKVSVLALISGVFGMYFYYRGLSLVTAKVCTLAEMSFPFFAVIINWVALDQKLSFVQITGGILLLLSSTMLQLANRKQERLEAQTNY; this is encoded by the coding sequence GTGAAAGGATTAATTTTCATTCTAATTGCCTGCTTTATTTGGGCCCTTGATACTCTTATAAGATATCCTCTTCTTTATAAGTATAAGAGTAGTGAAATTATTGTCTTCGGTGAGCATTTGTTTTTAACGATTATTTTCTTACCTGGTCTCTATGCGGCAAGAAAGAAAATCATGAGAATGAAGGCATTTGAACTTCTATGCTTTCTCATAATTGGAGCAATGGGTTCAGCAATTGCTACATTGTCTTTTACAAAGTCTTTCTCACTTATAAACCCTTCTCTTGTTATTTTACTACAGAAGTTACAACCATTTGTGGCCATAAGTCTTGCCTATATAATTCTAAAAGAAAGAATCACGAAACGATTTCTTGTATGGGCGCTCCTAGCTATTTTAGGAGCTATCTTAATTAGTTATTATGATATTGTTAGTGCAATCAACCTCATTAAAACAGGAAAATTGAGCTTTGATCGCTCATCATTGTATGGACTTTGTCTTGCCTTAATTGCAGTCATAAGTTGGGGGAGTGCGACAGTTTTTGGAAAGTATTTAATCAAACAGGGATGGATTGAAAAAGAAGTTATGGCCATCCGTTTTGCCGTTGGTTTCATTGCAATTATTCCATTTATGGCCGCTAATGATGTTGGCCTTGTCTTTCCAATGGAGTTGTGGGCAAAAGTTAGTGTACTCGCTCTAATATCAGGTGTTTTTGGTATGTATTTCTACTACCGAGGTCTAAGCTTGGTAACGGCAAAAGTTTGTACTTTGGCCGAAATGTCATTTCCATTCTTTGCTGTGATTATTAACTGGGTTGCCCTTGATCAAAAGCTGAGCTTTGTTCAGATTACAGGTGGTATACTTTTACTGTTAAGTTCCACAATGCTACAATTGGCCAATCGAAAACAAGAACGTCTTGAAGCACAAACGAATTATTAA
- the trmFO gene encoding methylenetetrahydrofolate--tRNA-(uracil(54)-C(5))-methyltransferase (FADH(2)-oxidizing) TrmFO, whose protein sequence is MSNSHKVIVIGAGMAGSEAANFLASQGVKVVLVESKTVKKNPAQKIDAFAELVCTNSLKSMNPASGHGLLKYEMDALGSIILDCARKHAVPAGDALAVERDGFSGEVTDRLHNHENIEVVAMDASDPQELMAKYEADACVIASGPLTTEGLSNWIVKNISDDDFYFYDAIAPVVDGDSLDYSKLYYKDRHKPVSEEEGEQADYLNAPMNKEQYEDFIAELVKAEKVPAQNFEDYKFFESCLPVDIMAERGVDTARFSCMKPIGLELPDGSLPYACVQLRRENLLGSAFNMVGFQTRLKYPEQKRVFSKIPGFENASFLHLGSVHRNSFINSRTLLDFDLSVKKFPNIYFAGQITGVEGYTESASMGLYVAFQLLKKLRGEEVRPFPVETGMGALVNYVMTVPKPVPSNINFGLLPPVALTKEQRRDRKNRKKVKKQLASDRAKESFDNFMKEYNK, encoded by the coding sequence TTGTCTAACTCACACAAAGTTATAGTAATTGGTGCCGGTATGGCCGGTAGTGAAGCAGCAAACTTTCTAGCAAGTCAAGGTGTTAAGGTTGTCTTAGTCGAATCGAAAACTGTTAAGAAGAATCCTGCACAGAAGATTGATGCTTTTGCCGAGTTAGTTTGTACCAATTCTTTAAAATCAATGAATCCTGCTTCTGGCCACGGACTATTAAAATATGAAATGGATGCACTTGGATCAATCATCCTTGATTGTGCTCGTAAGCATGCAGTTCCAGCAGGAGATGCTCTTGCAGTTGAGCGTGATGGATTCTCTGGAGAAGTAACTGATCGCCTTCATAATCATGAAAATATTGAAGTTGTGGCCATGGATGCAAGTGATCCACAAGAGTTAATGGCAAAGTATGAAGCAGATGCATGTGTTATTGCTTCTGGTCCATTAACAACAGAAGGTCTCTCAAATTGGATTGTTAAGAATATCTCCGATGATGACTTTTATTTCTATGATGCTATTGCCCCAGTGGTAGATGGCGATAGTCTGGATTACTCAAAACTATATTATAAAGATCGCCATAAGCCGGTAAGTGAAGAAGAAGGGGAGCAGGCAGATTATCTTAATGCTCCAATGAATAAAGAACAGTATGAAGACTTCATTGCTGAGCTTGTTAAGGCCGAAAAAGTACCAGCTCAAAACTTTGAGGATTATAAATTCTTCGAGTCATGCCTGCCTGTTGATATCATGGCCGAGCGTGGCGTTGATACGGCCCGTTTCTCTTGTATGAAACCAATTGGACTTGAGCTTCCTGATGGTTCTCTACCATATGCTTGTGTACAATTAAGACGTGAAAACTTACTAGGCTCAGCTTTTAATATGGTTGGTTTCCAAACTCGTCTAAAATATCCTGAGCAAAAACGCGTCTTTAGTAAGATCCCTGGTTTTGAAAACGCTAGTTTTCTTCATCTTGGCTCTGTTCATAGAAACTCTTTTATCAATTCAAGAACTCTTCTAGACTTTGATTTAAGTGTTAAGAAGTTCCCAAATATTTACTTTGCAGGTCAAATAACTGGTGTTGAAGGCTACACTGAGTCTGCTTCAATGGGACTTTATGTTGCTTTTCAACTACTTAAGAAACTAAGAGGTGAAGAAGTAAGGCCATTTCCAGTTGAAACAGGAATGGGAGCACTCGTAAATTATGTAATGACTGTGCCAAAGCCTGTGCCATCAAATATTAATTTCGGATTACTACCACCGGTTGCTCTTACAAAGGAGCAAAGACGTGATCGTAAAAATAGAAAGAAAGTAAAAAAACAATTGGCATCAGATCGTGCAAAAGAGTCATTTGATAACTTTATGAAGGAATATAATAAGTAG
- a CDS encoding NAD+ synthase, translating into MQIVIHQTDHTIGNFTQIYKYIENLTRSEDFQDNIHIFPETFLSGYPLQDLVLQKTFIRQYHELLQALRDLFAKIKLSDKTALLVGGLRYEFKDNADIPSNIYNVIYEVTKKSNFNDIYTKCLLPDYDIFDESKYYTPGSAPCIWSHAGCDFGLLICEDMWHSEQYAVNPLQMLMDEANGKELNGIINFSASPWNIDKEEKRIKRASEISRVFKTPFYYVNKVGAEDEIIFDGASFVVNETQVIAKAKSFKSDLMKVEIAKKSKIENLGVAPVGANSWESLFGPHIEKINGKMSLKKLSDDKLDAILGALNLGLQDYARKCGMNKFLVALSGGIDSALVLTLVKLFLKPGQEVEAIYMPSKFSASLSWEISDKLCKNLGIKLHNLPIKFLHSSVQNLFNDNLDPLEGLADENIQSRLRGSLLFARSNQTGAMVINTSNKSELAVGYSTLYGDSVGAISLLGDLYKSEVFALARHINKNFSDIIPVEVIERPPSAELRADQKDEDSLPPYETLDMILESYLSYRYDLPDLLNLGLNKTEVERVIKLILNSEYKRQQFCPILKLKDKSFGFGRRVPICKKVDFNLG; encoded by the coding sequence ATGCAAATAGTCATTCACCAAACAGATCACACAATTGGCAACTTTACACAAATTTACAAATACATAGAAAACCTAACGAGATCTGAAGACTTTCAAGATAATATACATATCTTTCCTGAAACATTTCTTTCAGGCTATCCTCTTCAGGATTTAGTCCTACAAAAAACATTTATTCGCCAATACCATGAGCTTTTACAGGCCCTGAGAGATTTATTTGCAAAGATAAAGCTTTCAGATAAAACGGCGCTTCTTGTTGGTGGACTACGCTACGAATTTAAGGATAACGCAGATATTCCTTCAAATATCTATAACGTTATTTACGAAGTAACAAAGAAATCAAATTTCAATGATATTTACACAAAATGTCTTCTTCCAGATTACGATATATTTGATGAATCTAAATATTATACACCTGGGAGTGCCCCATGTATCTGGTCTCATGCAGGATGTGATTTTGGCCTACTTATTTGTGAAGACATGTGGCATTCTGAACAATATGCTGTTAACCCACTACAAATGCTAATGGATGAGGCCAATGGCAAAGAGTTGAATGGAATAATCAATTTTTCAGCTTCTCCATGGAATATCGATAAAGAAGAAAAGAGAATTAAGCGTGCCAGCGAAATATCACGAGTATTTAAGACACCATTCTACTATGTGAATAAAGTTGGTGCAGAAGATGAAATCATCTTTGATGGTGCAAGTTTTGTCGTTAATGAAACACAAGTCATTGCCAAAGCAAAATCCTTTAAATCCGATCTTATGAAGGTTGAGATTGCCAAAAAATCAAAAATTGAGAATCTTGGAGTGGCCCCTGTTGGTGCTAACTCTTGGGAGTCATTATTTGGGCCACATATCGAAAAGATAAACGGAAAAATGAGCCTTAAAAAGCTCAGTGATGACAAACTTGATGCCATTTTAGGTGCTTTAAACCTAGGCTTACAAGACTACGCTAGAAAATGTGGTATGAACAAATTCTTGGTTGCTCTATCAGGAGGAATTGATTCGGCACTTGTTCTTACGCTTGTGAAGTTATTTCTAAAGCCGGGCCAAGAAGTTGAGGCCATTTATATGCCAAGTAAATTCTCGGCATCACTAAGCTGGGAAATTAGTGATAAATTATGCAAGAATCTTGGAATTAAATTACATAATCTACCAATCAAATTCCTCCATTCATCTGTGCAAAACCTCTTTAATGATAACCTCGACCCATTAGAAGGCCTTGCAGATGAAAATATTCAATCGAGACTACGAGGCTCCTTACTATTTGCTCGCTCAAATCAAACAGGGGCCATGGTTATAAATACATCAAACAAGTCAGAGTTAGCTGTTGGTTATTCGACTCTATATGGAGACTCTGTTGGCGCTATTAGCCTATTGGGAGATCTCTACAAAAGTGAAGTCTTTGCTCTGGCCAGACATATCAATAAGAATTTCAGTGATATTATTCCTGTTGAGGTTATAGAAAGGCCACCAAGTGCAGAATTAAGGGCCGATCAAAAAGATGAAGATTCTTTACCTCCATATGAAACACTGGATATGATATTAGAATCATACCTTTCTTATCGCTACGACTTACCAGATCTTCTTAATTTAGGGTTAAACAAAACTGAAGTTGAAAGGGTGATAAAATTGATATTAAATAGTGAGTACAAAAGGCAACAATTTTGTCCTATACTAAAATTGAAAGACAAAAGCTTTGGTTTTGGTCGACGAGTGCCGATATGTAAGAAGGTTGATTTTAATCTCGGATAA
- a CDS encoding APC family permease, producing the protein MKKLERNLGLSSVISISIASMLGSGIFVLPGLAFEVTGPYVWISYLIAALCVLPAALSKSELATAMPASGGTYIYIERTFGPMAGTIAGLGLWISLLLKAAFALMGFGAYLSTLTTSFDLKYLALFLTVIITILNIIGVGKVSGLLIAVVITSTLGLTILNIGTLSTATVIPGIPFSFSHMDSILLASGLVFISYAGVTKVAAIAEEIKTPEKNLPRGILLSLLIVTVLYCVTTLALAKFLPIDQLKSNLRPIYTLAQVFGGNTFATIMAILAILTMTSMANAGLLAASRFPFAMSRDHLFPKSFGHIHRKFLTPVWSILASGIIIACAIYFLNIAKIAKLASAFILVLYMFVNITVIALRETHIQWYRPTYKSPFYPYIQIFGIISTFYLLVMMKDLAIIGLVSISVPGILIYFLYAKSRVNRKGVLGIRGKRKDLFDDTPNFSPTMHSLGRCELDQDANVVVALVGNEKSPEMLIDIGTSLADGEQIEVAHLTEAPEQSDLNDFTDEDPNLRSLRRRVVAMAIEKTTPINFDPIVTHDLSKSIFEIGQRLHCNWLFMEWKGRLRGTFTTQSPVAWLRSHLSCHLAIYRDKGVRYTRKILIILDENSNDEVLAQAAYHIAKNNNAELTFVYLTNKDLDISETSNLEKYIRDLSDELDVRAVGHIEHYQNKIEKIESLSVEYDLLLFNTSTNYKWYNVFGTEDDKIIAQASCSVLGIHTAPA; encoded by the coding sequence TTGAAGAAGCTTGAAAGAAATTTAGGGCTATCATCAGTCATTTCCATAAGTATTGCATCAATGCTCGGATCAGGTATTTTTGTTCTGCCAGGTCTAGCTTTTGAAGTAACAGGTCCATATGTTTGGATATCATATTTAATTGCAGCACTATGTGTTCTACCTGCAGCACTGTCTAAGTCAGAACTTGCGACGGCCATGCCTGCCTCAGGTGGAACTTATATTTATATCGAAAGAACTTTTGGGCCAATGGCCGGAACAATTGCAGGCTTAGGTCTTTGGATCTCCCTACTTTTAAAAGCGGCATTTGCCCTCATGGGTTTTGGTGCATACTTAAGTACATTGACAACAAGCTTCGATCTAAAATACCTAGCGTTATTCCTGACAGTTATCATCACAATTTTAAATATTATTGGTGTTGGTAAAGTTAGTGGGCTACTAATTGCTGTTGTCATTACATCAACTCTTGGGCTTACTATTTTAAATATTGGAACACTTTCAACCGCTACCGTCATACCGGGGATTCCATTTTCATTCTCACATATGGATAGTATTTTATTAGCTTCAGGACTTGTTTTTATCTCTTATGCAGGAGTAACTAAAGTTGCGGCTATTGCAGAAGAAATTAAAACACCTGAGAAGAACCTCCCAAGAGGAATTCTTTTATCACTACTTATTGTGACGGTACTTTATTGTGTAACAACACTTGCACTTGCTAAATTTCTACCTATTGATCAGTTAAAAAGTAACTTACGTCCAATTTATACATTGGCCCAAGTATTTGGTGGTAATACATTTGCAACAATCATGGCCATCTTGGCCATCCTTACTATGACTTCAATGGCCAATGCTGGGCTTCTTGCAGCATCACGCTTCCCTTTTGCTATGAGCCGAGACCACTTATTTCCAAAGTCCTTTGGCCATATTCATCGTAAATTCTTAACACCTGTATGGAGTATTCTTGCATCAGGGATTATTATTGCTTGTGCTATCTATTTCTTAAATATTGCAAAAATTGCAAAACTAGCATCTGCATTTATCTTAGTGCTTTATATGTTTGTAAATATAACTGTCATAGCTTTACGAGAAACACATATTCAATGGTATAGACCGACTTATAAATCACCATTTTATCCATATATACAAATTTTTGGAATCATCTCAACTTTCTACTTATTAGTAATGATGAAAGATCTTGCAATTATTGGTCTTGTCTCAATTTCAGTACCAGGAATTTTGATATACTTCTTATATGCAAAAAGTCGTGTTAACCGCAAAGGAGTACTTGGAATTCGTGGAAAGAGAAAGGATCTATTCGATGATACACCAAACTTCTCACCAACAATGCACTCACTTGGCCGTTGTGAACTTGACCAAGATGCCAATGTCGTAGTTGCCTTGGTTGGAAATGAAAAATCTCCAGAGATGCTCATTGATATTGGAACTTCTCTCGCAGATGGAGAGCAAATAGAGGTGGCCCATTTAACAGAGGCGCCAGAACAATCAGACCTGAATGATTTTACAGATGAAGATCCTAATCTTCGTTCATTAAGACGACGTGTTGTTGCAATGGCCATTGAAAAAACAACACCTATTAACTTTGATCCTATTGTTACACACGACCTTTCTAAGTCAATTTTTGAAATTGGACAACGACTTCACTGTAATTGGTTATTCATGGAGTGGAAAGGAAGACTTCGCGGTACATTTACAACTCAAAGTCCAGTTGCGTGGCTGCGTTCACACCTAAGCTGTCACCTAGCAATTTACAGAGATAAAGGAGTAAGATACACAAGAAAAATTCTTATTATCCTTGATGAGAATTCTAATGATGAAGTACTTGCACAAGCAGCATATCATATTGCAAAAAATAACAATGCAGAGCTCACTTTTGTATACTTAACAAATAAAGACTTGGATATTAGCGAAACATCAAACTTAGAAAAGTACATTAGAGATCTCTCTGATGAACTTGATGTAAGAGCGGTTGGTCACATTGAGCACTATCAAAATAAGATTGAGAAGATTGAATCTCTAAGTGTTGAATACGATCTTCTATTATTCAACACAAGTACTAATTATAAGTGGTATAACGTCTTTGGTACTGAAGATGATAAGATTATTGCTCAAGCTTCTTGTTCTGTTTTAGGTATCCATACAGCACCAGCATAA
- a CDS encoding sensor histidine kinase yields the protein MKVDELIDIFKYGNYEDQNIRMAVINSESKFLYMSSTLVSFYENYKEMPVYDYYKDHFPSSELDKIINGINNALEGISTSSVIVLKDSLDKEEINWDTTFLPFTSEEGDRFCVTKIQPREIQLSTTSTNYLIREIVEKSNDYFAVFDEDLNFVYISKTDQDWDIKPIVGKHISSLINGNVLEIFKDRVKKATENPGEVITDIVKLNVANRGLVYYESSMEFHDFGALGKYYLDRTAEVTEKVLRNREIESQKSAIEKMSKWTALGQMAANIAHEVNNPLAIIELQAQSISKRGADFTIEQVREKINSIKEQKDRISNIVSSLKIYSHDDRSKREHTSLSSIIHDSIALFKTATVDESLKIVFSNDSDNDMVNINSSEIIQVIINLLNNAFDAIDELSDQWIELNLFDHNGLVYLDVIDSGVGIDKEIATKIFDRFYTTKGRTKGTGLGLNICQGIINDHGGAISFDPESEYTTFRICLPQVNPS from the coding sequence ATGAAAGTCGATGAGCTTATTGATATTTTTAAATACGGAAATTACGAAGATCAAAATATTCGTATGGCCGTTATTAATTCTGAATCAAAATTTCTCTACATGTCTTCTACATTGGTGAGCTTTTATGAAAATTATAAAGAAATGCCAGTTTATGATTATTACAAGGACCATTTTCCAAGTAGTGAGTTAGATAAAATTATTAACGGTATTAATAATGCCCTAGAAGGTATTTCAACAAGTTCAGTCATTGTACTTAAAGACAGTTTAGATAAAGAAGAAATTAATTGGGATACGACTTTTTTACCTTTTACCTCTGAAGAAGGGGACAGGTTTTGTGTTACTAAGATTCAACCACGAGAAATACAGCTTTCCACTACTTCAACTAATTACTTAATAAGAGAAATTGTAGAAAAAAGTAATGATTATTTTGCCGTTTTTGATGAAGACTTAAATTTCGTCTATATTTCAAAAACTGATCAGGATTGGGATATTAAACCAATTGTAGGTAAGCATATAAGTTCTCTTATTAATGGTAATGTCTTAGAAATATTTAAAGATCGTGTGAAAAAGGCCACTGAAAATCCCGGAGAGGTTATAACTGATATCGTAAAACTTAATGTAGCTAATCGCGGTCTTGTCTATTATGAATCTTCAATGGAGTTTCATGACTTTGGTGCTCTTGGAAAGTATTATTTAGATCGCACAGCAGAGGTAACTGAAAAGGTTTTAAGAAATCGAGAAATAGAATCTCAAAAGTCTGCAATAGAAAAAATGTCAAAGTGGACAGCTCTTGGGCAAATGGCAGCTAATATTGCTCATGAAGTAAATAACCCTCTTGCAATTATTGAATTACAGGCGCAGTCAATTTCTAAAAGAGGTGCTGACTTTACGATTGAACAAGTAAGGGAAAAGATCAATTCAATTAAAGAGCAAAAGGATCGTATCTCAAATATTGTAAGTTCTTTAAAAATTTACTCTCATGATGACCGTTCAAAAAGAGAGCATACAAGTCTCTCGTCTATTATCCATGATTCAATTGCTCTTTTTAAAACTGCGACAGTTGATGAATCGTTAAAGATTGTATTCTCTAATGATTCAGATAACGACATGGTAAATATAAACTCTTCTGAAATTATCCAAGTCATTATTAACTTACTTAATAATGCTTTTGACGCTATTGATGAGTTAAGTGATCAATGGATTGAGTTAAATCTCTTTGATCACAACGGCCTAGTTTATCTTGATGTTATTGATTCTGGTGTTGGAATTGATAAAGAAATAGCAACGAAAATTTTTGATCGCTTCTATACAACAAAAGGCAGAACGAAAGGGACGGGACTTGGTCTAAATATATGCCAAGGAATTATAAATGATCATGGTGGAGCTATCAGTTTTGATCCTGAAAGTGAATACACTACATTTAGGATTTGCTTGCCTCAAGTTAATCCTTCTTAG